The sequence CTATCTTCACCCCATTGTACTCCCCCACTCCGTATACATGGATGTGGCCGACGTGGAGAACACGGCGTATCTGATCCACTAGAAGCCAGTCCTCACTCCCTGGTGCTATCGGGTGCTCTCCATAGATGGGAGCCAAGTGCCTTAGCCTGAGAA is a genomic window of Thermoproteota archaeon containing:
- a CDS encoding DNA polymerase II small subunit, yielding LRLRHLAPIYGEHPIAPGSEDWLLVDQIRRVLHVGHIHVYGVGEYNGVKIVNSGTFENETPYIKSLGIEVTVGKAPILNLKSMEIEVKDFSS